Within Gambusia affinis linkage group LG01, SWU_Gaff_1.0, whole genome shotgun sequence, the genomic segment GAAAAGAGTGTTCGCCTTGCAAAGAGGTGCTCAAACACAATAAACGGCATGCAAGTGTTACTTTTAcatttgaagcattttattACGTCAGTTTTTCCGAGTCAGTATTTCTGAAGTGCCAGGTGTTGTGTTTGCCAAAGACCTGAAGGCTTTTGTTCTAACTTCAACTCTTCTCCCCTAGCAGCAGACAGGTCTGCGTAAGGCGATCATTACAAACAGTCCTGCAAAGGTTGCAAGGCGTACTTTCAACTTGGCGCAAACAGCCAAGATTGTTATGCCTTTTCATATCGTAAACAGCAGAGCTTTAGCTGTTTGGATATGGATGTTATGTATGGATGAATTAAATCTCTACCTGAATAGATCAGGGGGCTTCATTCCCTGTCAGTTCAACACTTATATTCTGTCTGTACAAGGTGAAAGCCTGAGCTGTGATCAGTTGTAGCATTTATCAAAGTTTGCCTTGTATGTAATTACAACTGATTGAAGTTGGTTAACCAGTTACTATGACTCGTGTCTCCACCCGTTTGGCTTTTATTCTGAATCAgcttcattttaactttttactaACAAAACTGAGCACACATAACTAACATTACTCAATTCAGCACTTTGTAGAACATATCCATCAGTTTACCCACCAGTCTTGCATTGTCAGAGCTTCCTTTGCCTTAATGTTATGTGAATCACTACTGCCCTCTGGTGTTCAAATGGAGCATGTGCATGCTGAGAAGCTCTCATATCTCCAGAAATGGCATGTTTCtctttggaaaacagaaaatagtcaATTGTACAAGGTATAAGAGTTTCTCAGTCAACATACATTCCATTCCACATGACTCAGGTTGGATACTGTGCAACTGAATTTAAACTTCAGCTTCTCATTTGTTTAGCTTTAGTATGATTTAACAAAGAattacagtgctttgcaaagtATTATTACCCCTTAAACCTTTTCATGTTATCGGAACCTTAACATGTAATGgattttattgctgtttaatgtgatagaccaacacaaattgGTGCATCCGTTTGGAAAtgcttaaatataaaaatctgtaaagtaTGGTTAACATCTCAGTCCAGTCTCCCTGAATAAGTACAACCACCTGTTGCAACACACACAGCCTTAAGTCTTGGGGTTTGCACGTCTACAGCCCAGACGTCACGTTTTAAGAGTTATCACatattctcaattggatttaggccTGGATTTTCTCTTTGTCACTGTCAAATATGGatatatttgaattaaaaacatttcatttttactggATGGTGAAGTCTAAAGTCTTTTGTAGCCTCTAGTAGTTTTTCTTCCATGATGTCACTGCATTTAGCTCCACCCATCTTCCAATTAAACTTTGATCAGCTTCCCTGATCCTGCTGAACTATAGCATCTCCACAGCATAATGTTCCTACCATCATGCTTCTTGGTAGAGTTGTTCTATTCAGGGGGACTGGAGCACCACATTTAGTGTGGCATTTAGGCCACAGCACCCTCTTCCATGCGTTTGCCGTCTCCACTATATGTAGCGAACTTCAGCACTCTttcataaaggccagatttgtggtgtgGGTGACTAGTTAGAATAATTATCTGTGTTGACAGATTCCCCCACCAGAGCCACAGTTTCTAAGGCCCTCTTGACTGTTTCTCTCgttagtgcttttttttctgttggtgtAGCTACATTTTGAAAGGCTTGCCATTGTCGTGACtaactttgtgttgttgttttgcataAGGTCGCAACCTCCATCTGTGGTTTTGacttgaaaaaaattcaaggactctgaatgcttttgcaaagcactgtataAACAGAAATCTTGACTGGTgttcatttttacaattttcctTTACTGCCAGCAGCATCTAATGTCGAGCATTAGATTTCTCTGTCATATTAAGAGTTCTTCACTGCCAGACAAACAGAATGTAATTGTTAGGATCctgaaaaacatctaaacactTCTGTTGGTTAACTTTGCAATAATTCAGATCTCATTCCTGTAATTTAAACTCCACTCATTGTTCGCTCAGTGGATTAGGAAAACAAAGGGTCTAATATTGTAACATTATCAGtcttggtagaaaaaaaaaatacttctaagaTGACAAAACTAGTCTTCCTCTGGGTGCAATACAGACTTTCCCCAAAGTCCTGGTtgtagttctggttctgcttgtgCTGGTCCAAACTGAAAACGTGTccatttctttgtaaatatgtatttttttctttgtgttaaaaGGTGGTAAATTATGttcttctgtttcctgtctTGTGTTACTCCAACCTCATGTGACCTGATTGTGTAACCCTGTTTACCCAGAACTGGGCTTTGTGTTCATGTAAATATGGTGtttgttaataaaacaaaaatcatgttCTTTTGAAAGTCTTGGGAGTTATTTTAGGAATGCAATGATGACAGTGCTCAAGTGAaacctaaacattttattgtataaCGTTATAAAACCAGCACtccttatttttataaattcacTGAAGATTGCAGGCAGTGCAAATTCAAGGGGAAACTTTGAACACCAGTGGAGTGGCAGTTTTTAACTACAGCCTTAAGACATAAAAGCACGAACACTGCCTCTGATGACAGCTCTGCAGATGGGGCAGTGACGCAGGCTGGCGGCACAATCGCCACAAACCACCAGGTGACCGCAGGGGATGAAGACGATGGACACCAACTTGTCCATGCAGACTTTACAGGTTCTCTCTTCCTGCAGCTGCCTGAGCAGCTCCTCGGCACTTTGATCCTTTACTGGTGGAAAACACAAGCAGAAAAGTTCAATTGGTTGGGGTGGGATCTGTGACTAAAGCATCAAGAGAGGTCAAAtagtgaaaaagcaaaaaataaaatgccaattCATTATAACTGGATTTCACAAGCATGCAGACCTCTCTTTGGGATGGGCGTCTCGGTCCTCGCGTTTCCTGCACTAGATCCCAGGCTCCTCTCTTGCTCTAAATCGAACAAATTTAAGACATAACATAAACACttagctttaattaaaattgagTGTTTTAATTCTGCAGTTGGTCAAAGTCGTGTTCTTACATTATattactcattttaaaatacttccCAAGTTTAAGTCCTCCTTTCCAAAGGTCCacttattttaaaggaaatttgatGGAAAATCAAATGTGATATATTTACAATAatgtttatgtacattttttaaaccaaaagttGTGAGATTGTGATGTTTAGCTTGTTGCAAAGGTCTGAGCTGATGCTCTGTGTTTCTTTCCCAAAAGGTTTCTGATTCAATGAGATCATTGGGCTGGCTTGCATAATCTTCTTGTTAGAGGTTTAGAGGAAGACTTACAAAGATGCTTTGGTTGGGGAAAGCCATGTCAGGATCTTCAGTTTGTTCATCCTACCACACAGCGAGTATTAatctgttttctcattttggattttgtctGGACTTTTGCTTCTCAGAGTAACGATTGGCTATGAAGAAGGTCTGATCTTgtcttaatatatttttacttactTTCTCTTGAGGCGGTTTTACTAACATCCAAAATATGCATTTCCGTTATTGAAACTCATAACTACTGCTGTTTATATCATACTATATAttagtttaaaaactttttatgctttatgcttttatgctatttttttgttttgctatccATGGTGGTAATGTTTCGGTAGGGCTTGCTGTGGACGTCCAGAGCCTGCTAAATTTCCCTGAAGTGACCACATAAGCAGCTGTCAGAAAAGGTATTCCAGTTTTctattgctaaaatgttttgattaaaattgcatctttaaCTTTATTGGAGATTAACTGCACTTCTCTACTTCCAGAAATAATAGTTTATGTATCGGTTCCTAATGGCTTATTTGGCAGAATATATCtagaattttaaatttgtattagTTCTGATAGCACCggtcaacagaaaaaaaaaaaaagttcaaactgcAATTTGAAGGAGGAACATAGATTTTTTAGaatatatattgttttgctGATAATGCTGGGATTTCTACAAAATCATCAGTGAATTtgcaaaactgtgaaaaatgcATCCAAGTACAACAGAAAACCTTATTTATTAGGCAAAAAGTAAGAAACTTACTCCCTTaattactgataaaaaaaaaagtattttctataAATAGTAACATGTCTCTGTTCAACAGGGGAGTAGGAATaagctgaatatatatatatatattactcaTATAAACATGTACAAATCTCCAAAAGCACAGTAGTCTGGTAAGTATTTAAGTTTGTTTCCATCTCTGTTACCTCTGCTGTTTGGCCCTGcctgcctctcctcctcttctgcttGCAGAACATCAGAAACCAGCTCAGACACTGAGGTGTAGTACTGGCCTGTCAGCAGGTACTTGGTCTGGACCAGACTCTCCACCACGCCGGCTTCAAACCCCATCTGCAGCACAGTCTGCACAACAGGAGAGAGCATGGCTGATGAAGCTCCCAGACCTCCGACCATATCTGAAGGGTAAGACAGTTGAAGAAGAGAGGAGGATGACTTCAAACTACCGAATACCATACTGGCTTTACACACGACCTGAGACCTCAGATGGCACGATATCACACAAAagtggaagagaaaaacagaaaacattcaccttgcaacatattaaatattttttagctgtAGTACTTTTCTGTATGCCTGCAGAATATCTGATTGCTATGGTTCTTCCTTCATTTTACGCAATAACTACTGTGTTACATTCACTGTGTGACTACACTCAGTTAAACACTCTGTAAGGCATTTAACAGCGGCCAAAGTCCCTGACGAAAAACAAGCTTAGATAATTTCAGTCAGTTGTGTGCTGTTACCTGTCCTTTCATAAAAGACACATGAATTGTAAAGagttgattaaataaagatttgaatgcatatcaggcttttttttaaatatcatgttTCTGAAAGCAACATAAAGAACTTGCTTTATGagaaagaaattttactttaaggTTAATTTGAGGCTTAAAACAGAGATTGTGCAATACTTTTAGTCAGccagaaaaacaataatctgTAAAGTTGgacagaaataatcaaaaagaCATGTTGAAACTTTGAATCTGGGATCAGACAGCAGGGCCAccattttgtttctcatctctCTATTAATACATGGTTTTTGTACCATCTTCAATCTTGGTAAGACTTACCATTTCTGCCACCAACATCTCTGCCTGTGGACATCTGTGATCCTCCCTGgaaacaagtttttgtttttcaattacaGTGAATTAAATGAATTACTTAAGTCAATAAATACCAAACTGGCATTTATACACAAGTCTGATGCTTTCATTTATCCATGTAGTTTAAGTCATTATTAATTAAAGGAATAGGACTCTTACCATAGTATCACCCAGGTGGAAATGAGTATCCTGTATGTTGCTGATGTACTCCTGCCCTCGTGACTGGATTAAAAACTCACATCTGAGGAAGGTAAGAAGGCCGCTTTTAAGATAAGCAACAGGTAAGATCCCTTAAAAAACAtcccatttaatttttaaatcaaagggtaatagtacatttttaaaaaactaaaaatccaaaaaaatgtGATATGATATTGTATTCATTCCCTTTCATTCTGATATTCCTCAATCCAATAAATGCATATGTACCAAAACTTGACCATCCACCTAAATTGTAAGGCTGGGAAAGAAGAGGATTAATCATTAATTCAGCCAAAATAGAGATTTCAGAGATCTGCCGTTCAGATGGAAGATTCTGATGACAGAATGACTGTTAGTTGTTCCCTCCTTAAATCCAGGCTTTATGGGCCAAGAAGATGAAAGAAACCTATTTGAAGTCTCATTTCTGCCACAAGTCATGTAGGGGACAcagcaaatgtgtaaaaacgtGCTGTGGTTGCATGAGATGTTTTAGGCTTAAATGCAATATGACATGTGGAGCAAATCTTACAGTGGACAtaacactgaacacacacaatGACATGTGATGTTGGcagaattattgatttataagTAGTGGTTAAATCTTATAGATGTCATTgtgtataataaaaatacaattttgtttttagctaagATTTTCTCATCTCACTGTTACAGCCCTCTTGTTACCTTGGAAACCACTTGGCATGTTCCTGCCAGGGGTCATCCCCTGGCTCCCAGTTCCTCAATCCTCCATCACAGAAGAAGCATTTGACATTGTCACCATGacctgagatttaaaaaaaattctttagaCAGAGTTTGATTGAATAAAGACTCGCTAGACTTTCAAGCCTGATGGAGAAGCCTTTTATGTTATCTATATTTCAAATACAAACCAAATACAACTGCTTTCTGGTTCAGATGatcaaagaaagaacaaacaagaacaaacagctgcatttaatatataaataaaaagtgacttAAAATTTCTGACCTTGCCTCTCCTAATCTAGAAGACAGTAATAGGAAtgacaagtttgtttgtttgaaatgtttgtttgtggtATTTTATAAATCTGAGTTCTCACTGCATGTTGCCTCGCAGCTCCTGTTTTGTCCAGTTTGTTCTCTTCACAACATCCTGACTCAGCTGGAACTATTGTAGCATGAACTCTCACATAGGGGAGGTCACTACAGCTGTCAACATCTACGGAAACATTCTAGTGGATGCTCATGTTTTGCCTAAAAACTGTAAAGGAAAGGAGCtaattga encodes:
- the birc7 gene encoding baculoviral IAP repeat-containing protein 7, which encodes MSDDRSTMLRILEEPRMQEEVERLRTFQNWPADAPVASGDLAKAGFFFLGTGDKVQCFCCGGVLRFWEQGDSPAVEHKRHFPTCSFILGQTVGNIPLAVGSSDSVDGQLLSQLQRMTMDDQGTAGQAVYPEMETEDSRLTTFHNWPTEASVQPDVLAQAGFFYTGHGDNVKCFFCDGGLRNWEPGDDPWQEHAKWFPRCEFLIQSRGQEYISNIQDTHFHLGDTMGGSQMSTGRDVGGRNDMVGGLGASSAMLSPVVQTVLQMGFEAGVVESLVQTKYLLTGQYYTSVSELVSDVLQAEEEERQAGPNSREQERSLGSSAGNARTETPIPKRVKDQSAEELLRQLQEERTCKVCMDKLVSIVFIPCGHLVVCGDCAASLRHCPICRAVIRGSVRAFMS